DNA from Nymphaea colorata isolate Beijing-Zhang1983 chromosome 4, ASM883128v2, whole genome shotgun sequence:
TAGATTGAAAGAAAATACATAGATGAAGAATTCCTCGTCCAGTACTACTACTACCCATTTATTCCTCGTACAATTGTACTTTAAGATGCTATTGGTACTACCATTGTTGTGAAGGTGCTGCATTTAATTAGTACTGGCATATTTAAATGGTTAATTTTCTGATATAAATTTTCATGCTCAATATGACTTGCTATTAATTTGGTTGGCTACTAATATGTTTTTCAAGTGCCTAGTTAATGCACTGTGCACTTGCCCTATATACAgccagtttttccttttttcatttattggaCTTCCGGATAATTTTTATGGGGCGAATTAACTTATTTAGTAAATGAAATCCACCATCGATCAAGCTTTCAACAAATTAACATCAGAATCTCAGATGTCACCCGCTTTTTTTCTTAAGCGGGAACTAAATTCTTATGACTTCGTTTATAGATATTATTTGTTCATGTTTTGAGTGAACTTTGATCAGTCATGGTAGACTGTCAAAATATCCCATCCCCTTAATACACTGTTGCAGTTTTGCATGAGAAAACTTACGGGCATCTAAAGCCTAATTAATATGCTCATGCATGTAAAAGCTAATGTACttttgaggtaaaaaaaaagggtgaTTGAAAATTAATAATAGAAATTGTTAACAAATTAATTGTTCTAAAATGAAAGACACCAGAAAATGTCATTTGGCCAGTAGATGCTGAATGAAGTTCACCATGAAAGTGGCAAAAAAATGCTACTGAATGCAGGAAGAATGTAACTTGAAGAAAGTAGGACTACTGAAATCTGCCGGCTACTTTAGTTGCcggatggattttttttaattttctgtcaCTAAATTCCTTCATAAAAGGTGCATTGGCAATTGTTTATCCAATCACTTAGcaatgattttttatgtttttagcaacggaaaattaaaaaaagaatgtCTACCGGGCAGACgtcaagctctctctctctctctctctctctctctatacacacacacacacacactttcaCATACATGACAGGAGTACTGGAGAGTTGAAGCATTAATATTGTTTGGTTAAGACTTGATCATGACATTTGACAGCACTTAATTTCTTTTGAGTAGACCTTTGTGATCTTGCCTGGTTATTCCATTATGAAGTATATCTTCTTCCTCAATctgaagtgtttttcttttttggcaatTGATTGCTTGATACttgtttattcattttatgTTCCCCCTAGACATGCATTTAtttacaacaaaagaaattttatcTGTCAcaatgaagaagatggcagctCGAAAAAAGAAATGATCGATTAATATTTCAAAGTATATGTAACAAATTATTGCATTTCCCTTGTGTACTTGTGTAGCTGTTTTCTACCAACAATATACCACAAAGGAAGAAGATCTGATCCTTCTTTTTCGTCTTAAATTtatcaattaaagaaaaggaTGCATGATGGTCATCTTTCTCCCTCTCATATGCATGTTTCGGAAGATCTTCTATTGTAAAAGAGAGAAGGAATGGGTACTTATCTTTTCTACCAAAGACATGCGTAAGGGCTTAACGCGACCACTCTCTTTTCTCATCAATTGTACTAAGTTTGGTACTTAAAATTAGGCAGGTTGCATGAGTAATAATATAGTTTACATAGTTAATTTGCTTATGAAACTTATGAAAATACTTTTTACTTAGGGAGCATATGATTGATGGCATGATTTCTAGGGATCAGAAACTGAGGTTTGGTCGTTCATAAATTTAGGTTTAATGAGAGACATATAACATCTATATATGTTCACCATGCTAGTCCACCCTAATTGGATGTTAATTTGAACAGAAGATGCATCATAATATATCATTGTGGTAGTAAGATTTATATTAATTTAATTCCCTTCATCGTGTAGATGGATGTGATTCATATAGACAGCTATGAGTTTTACATAAAGATCAAATGCAAAGCATCAAAGGGAGCGGTGGTGGGGCTATTACAAGTTCTAGAATCTCTCAAGCATTTAGTCATTCAGACTTCCAATTTGGCCATTCATGGCGAAAATATCACCTTGAGTATCACAATTCATGTGAGTGTGTTACTGGttattgttctctctctctcacacacacacacgcatatatatatatatatatataggatgctTGATGTCTTTCCTGAGCATGCTGTTTTTCTTATCCAAAGGGGTAAtgattttatttcttcttattaAAACTTAGCTAGGCTTGAACATGGATCCAATGGTTGGGAAAAGATAAGTGGGTTGCAGATGCAAAGCTGAACAGAGTGTTGGTTTCAGGTCATGGAATGCAGTGAAGAGATCGACCAGGCTGCCTTGAAGTCATCGTTGTTGAGAAACTTCAAAGACCAAGGTTTTAGCATACCTCCCTAATCTGATCAGGCACTATTTGTTAACTGTACTATCGAGTGCATGTGTAAGTGTCAGCgtgcatatgcatgtgtatgtgtgtgactTTGATTTCAGAATGGTTTATCAGTAAAAACATGCAGTTTTAAAtccaattaattaattttatatatatatatatatatatatatatatatatatatatatatatatatatatatatatatatatatatatatatatatatatatatatatatatatatatatatggagagagagaaggagaatcAAATTTAGTTGGCATAattaacatttatttatttgatgttaatcaacctttaaAATCATAGGTTACAGCGTGTTATAATAGGAAGAAAGTCCTAAACGTACACAAATTAACGTATTAAAAACCGAAGAAATCTTTTATAAGCTTTCCTCTGGCATGAAGGTGACCGGATGTAGAgatatccaaaaaaatatttaaattaacTAGATCGGGTGCACGCCCTCAAGGGCAGGTCTATATATATCGTGTATAGATTGATTCTGCGTAAATTAAGGAGTGAAACTAAGGGGAATTGAATGTCTTGTTTGTTTTAAAGGTGTAGCACAGCATAGCCGCATATCTTTGTGTTGATTTCAATGGATATTACTCTCATGTGCCGCGCAAAAGATGGAAATTTTGTATTGAGTTAGTGGGTTGTTGACCTCCCACTCATTCGGAAAATCATGGATCtataaaaatagaataaatTAATCCTTCCCAATGATTCTCCAATGTTCAAAGTTTCGATATATTTAAGAAGTCTACTATTCATCTACATCACattacccaagaaaaaaaaaaggggaccATCATAAAAGTATGGGCGCCGACCCACCTTGTGATTGGCTTAAACCAGGTTCAATGGTCccgtccatatatatatatatatatatatatatatatatatatatatatatatatatatatatatatatatatatatatatatatatatatatatatatatatatatatatatatatatagagagagagagagagagagagagagagagatagcccAAGTGGGAGGCCAGTGGTCTTGACCAATGCTGTCAGTCATCGTTGGCTTGAAATTCTAGTTTCTAATTAGATGAAAACTTTCGTCTGTAAGAACAAAATTTTGGTGACTGGTTCATTTGAAACATTTTGTAAATGGTTTACCATATAGTGAGAATTACTTAACGGGTTCAGTAACTGTCGAAATTTTTTTTACACCTAAGCTTTCTGAACGATTTTTTCTCGGAAACGAAATTTTCTATTCATGAATTCTTTTCTGCGTCCAAGCAcgaatttgaagaacaaaattACAAGCCTGAAGATCTTCCGGACGATACATTTTCTGTCACGTCTGTCTCCAAATTACAGAAAACCAGCAAACGTCCAAAGTAAAGGAAAGAGTAATGGACGGGGAAAAGGTGGAGCAGGTTGTTCTGGATAAGTAATCATTCCTCAGGCCAATGATTGAGGTGACAAGAACTCCATGGAAATTAAGCAGTGGAAACTTTCAGAAAAAAGAGGGGAGAGTCCCGTGAAGTGCTTTCCTTTCTGCTAAAGATGCAAATGTCGGGTACGCATCGAGTTCCTGGCTGCCTTTTAACCTGAAAGTTACAGGGATTGATTGATCGATGATTGAGGCAAATACACGGAAGAAGTGACGATATGACTGAACTAATTCTCAAAATGAAATTGACTGGTTGGAGCTGCCATGCagcttttcttgttcttttctgatTCAATCGACGCACTCCATTCGTTGGACGAACACGtttattttggttttggtttattttgaacattccttttctcattttggaGTGAAGTGAATGAAATAAGAGAGGTGGTAAACTAATTTGATTTCACTTGTGCTTGATTGAAGGGATCGTAACTCCTCAAAAGAAAGACGAATTTCATCAGGCGAAGATATTGACGCTGTTATTAACAAATTTTAATCGAATAATGCATTTTGGCTATCTCTCTAAAGTTATATTCTGCAATAAGCCGGGCCAAAGATATTCAAGTTCTTCTGGTCCATTACAAAGTAATGGTCCTTGCTCAAAGATTAATTGACACCCACAGAAATCTAGCCTCTGGTTCACCCACCAGCTACACTTCATTACTTTTTTACACTAAGAAAATACAACGTAGTACTTAAAAGAAACCAATGGGACATTTTAGATAACAGTAATGAATCGAAGCAAACACGATTAATTTGGAGCGGTTCATTTGATATTAGAAACATCATGTGAATATTTCATAGATCTATAAGGTATATTTATGGGACACTTGTTCGAGTATTGTATGATACAACACTAAGAGATACGGATGAAAGACACATTTGAGAGGCATAATATGAGATTTCTGCTCTCAGGACTCCCACTcgctctctctccatctctctttctccacacacaacacacacacacataaaggGAACtgataagagaaaaaaagaagcaagcaTTCACTCCAAAGAAGAAGTGAgagcaaagagaaaaagaagaagccaaATCACACAAATAggcaagaagaagagaagaatgtAACTACCGATTGGAAGTTCATAAAGATCATATGCAGTGCAGCGAGGGGAGTTGCTGCGCGACAAGTTCCAGAAATCTTTGGATTATATAAGCATTCAggccttccatggtgaaaaaccatgcacCTTTAATGAAAACAACTTTTTCCATTGCttgttcttatttattttgcttctttttattttttcaacaagCGTGTTTTCCAATCTCTCTTTTGATACTCGTTGGtttcaaatgaaataaaaactgtTAAGTAGTAGCGGAAGTACACAGGTGGTTTCTCTTCACCTTACAATCATATACAAGACGGAAGAAATCCAACTTCCAAAGTTTCTTGTCTGCATTTCCTCATCCAACTTAACTTGACAGAGGACTGAActcatcaaacaaaaattttggcttTATTAAGGCCACATAATATAACCAAGGCTTCGATATGCCCTCGAGCTTCCGATTGAGTCATCTATGTACTCCGATTGGGAAAAGTTACATATTCTCTCGCGATGGAGATTGTGAACATCGCAGTACAGTAATCGACAGAATTAATGCGCTTCCACTGTCATACTCTGAAAGTGGATGTCCACCATGAAAGCGGTGCTGACACAATGCAAGAAGATTGGAACTTGAAAAAACTAGAACTACCAAAATCGTGTCTTTGGCCGTAGAAAGACTGTCGAAATTAACAGGACTAGAGAGGCGAGCATTTGTTATTGAGTTAAGCTTTTCATAACGTTGATCAATGAAGCTTACATTTGCTTTTGAATCCGGCGTGGAATCATTCAATGTCTTAAATAAGTCGTTTTTCCCGTTATACATGCACTTGCATTCTTGCTTTGTAGAAGGAATATCCAAGGATTTCGCTCTTAGCTCCTTTTGAGCAGGCCTTTGTGATGTTGCCTGATTATCCCATTATGAAATACTATAACTGTTAAAGTAGATCTGACCCTTCTCTATGATCTTAAGTTACAGCAAGTAAACAAAAGGATGTAAGATCAACATCTCTCTGTCATATGCATGTTTCAGAAGATCTTCTATGGTAAAAGAAATGACAGAAGGAATGACTATCTATCCTTTTCTAGTACAGTTAAGTTAATTAACCTGAGCGCGTGGCCTCTTTTGCCTcctgatctttcttttttctcatcaaTTGTATACTGAGTTTGGTACCTTCATAAAGTTAGATTTAAAGACTGAGGATATAACTTACACAGTCTGGTACCTTCATAAAGTTAGATTTAAAGACTGAGTTTGGTACCTTCATAAAGTTAGATTTAAAGACTGAGGATATAACTTACACAGTATGCTCATCAGATCAAACTGGGCCCGAGACAAATTTAGGTTTAATGAAGTGATCCCCTGAAGCTTGGAACATTCTTAGGATGTTTGAACAGTACTGCCTGTATCATAATGTATCATCGTGATAGTGAGATATAGGTACTAATTTAATTCCCTTAATTGTGTAGATTAGATGTGATTCATATAGACTGCTATGAGTTTAACATAAAGATCATATGCGAGGCAAGGCAGCAAAGGGAGAGGTGGTGGGACTATTACAAGTTCTAGAATCTCTAAGGCAATTAGTCATTCAGAGGAGGAGGATCCAATTTAACTTTGTGGTTATGATTATTATTCGTTCATTAATTTGATAACGATAAAGCTTTAAAATCAATCTTACTGGCGTATGAAGATTCATTATATCAAGCCAAGTCAACCATGTAAATCAGATTATGGGGATCATCGAGAAGTGGGCGCAGATTGGCCATAAACCAGGTTCCGGTACCGGAAAAGGAACCAGGTCTGGGCCTATGACGTCGGAATTGGCTGGAATCCGGCGGATTCAAATTGTCTGGTATCTTTCAACGATTTCATAAAATATCTAAAGAtacttttcatattttgaattaactaggtatatgtatatataatttttttgagaaacgATCTTTTGAAATTAAGATTCACAACGGATTCAGCTAAACCTATGGCCGATTTTGTAAGAAGAGTAGGTAAGAGCggagggagaaggaggaggacCACGCACCCACGTGAATAGCGGGAGGGTGCAGCTTTGTCACCTTGTTGTCTCCTCCTGCCCTCTATAATTATGCAGCCACCTGGTCGTCCCCTTAGTAATGTAGAGGAAAACTCGGCCCAATTTTTTCCCAAGCTGGTGTGattgtgtgtgtatgcatgggGTGGTAAGACTCAAGCTCAATAGAACaatatgtaacttttttttttttttaaggaggtACATTCATGCAACacattaaaacatgttttataaatctaccaCAAATTTTATAACACAGTTACAAACTATTTTATTTACCAAACAACTCCTTAATCACACTTTTAACTTCAACAAATTCGGGGCTGCCATCGACCTCTTTTCACATACTCTCATCTTTTGCACGCGCACATTTAAAGGCCTGTCCTGCAGCATTCAATAAGAAGCCGTGCGTCATTTTGGAGTATTTTGaatttaacttttattttcGTACTCCTGTGAAGGTAAAAGTAGttaccctttttccttttcgaaACATCGCTTTCTCAACTTGGACGAAACAGGAGAGGTAAATTCGTTTTTACATTGAACACTTGTGGCAATTAGAACACTACGTAAATGTTTCACGGATGACAAATTTATGGAAGGTTGTTCATGAATCTAACTCCGTCTTTGATTCACAAAAACACTCAAAAAAATAAGTTTCGTTTATTGAACAACATCAAAAATTGGCAGTGAGTTAAATGGAACATGATTCAGAAGCgtatttaagaaaataaaatattttgtctttttaaatTGGCAGTGAGTTAAATGGAACATGAAATTTTTCTTTCCCCCTTGAGGAAAGGCAAATGCCTTTTTAACTTGGGCTATCAGCTATGTGCTCCAGCCGCATAAAGAGACAGAGCGCCGTCATTGACAGACACAAACACAGGCAATATATGAAGCAGGAGGATTTTgagcttctttcttttttcttttttttttttcagtggtTGATCGTAATCCTCTCGCCACTGCTGCCAATAATTAGATGGCGacgataatatatatataagagcaaagattaaaacaaaaaaggacaaGACAAATCACACAAATGGttaaggagaagagaagaataCAAAAGAGAGTCCACCGACCTTACTCAAAACCTCAGAAGCTTCACAAAAGGatgagagaagaagaggagatcaGCGAAATAGGTGGACTGAACAATGCACTTGAGTCCGATGCCATGAGAAAGTTGGTGGGGAAgatatagagagaaagaaaggacgCAAAGGGAATGGATGAGCGAGGGCGGACGGAAACCAAAGGACTCCACCGGAGGGACGCTGTCCTCTCTATTGTGGGAGCGGCTCGTGGGTGCGGCTGATGAAGATGTGCTCGAAGATGAGGGCGGCAATGGCGGCACCAATGAGGGGGCCTACCCAGTAGATCCATTGGTAGGTCCACGACCAGCTGACGAGCGCCGGGCCGAAGGCGACCGCCGGGTTCATGGCAGCGCCTGTGAAGGGGCCTCCGGCGAAGATGTTGGCTCCCACTATGAGGCCGATTGCCAGCGGGGCGATCGTGCCTAGGGTGCCCTTCCTTGGGTCGATGGCCGTCGCGTACACCGTGTAGACCAGGCCGAACGTCATCACGATCTCGAACACGAGCGCGTTCCACACGGAGACGTCGGAGAGAGAGAACGCAGGCGTCGTCTGCACGCGTCACCAAACATGAGGAGCAATTGGACGTTcagatggagaaaagaaaaggaacaggAACAAAAACAGTGGTGAAGAAgagcaaaaatgaaatgcaggtGGTCCAGCATGCAGCTGGAGCGAGCAACTTAGCCGCACTACGGGATCCAGCACCATCGGAGCCGACGGAAGCAAGgaaagagaggaggaaggaCGTACCAGGCCGTCGGTGGTGAAGCGCAGGAGAAGGCAAGCAACGGTGGAGCCGAGCAGCTGGGCGATCCAGTACACTATGCCGCGGAGAAGCGTGATGTTGCCTCCGATGAAGGCGCCGAAGGTCACGGCGGGGTTGACGTGGCCGCCGGAGATGTTGGCGCTCACCGCCACGCCAATGAACAGACCGAACCCGTGAGCCAGCGCCGCCGCCACCAGCCCCGCCGGAGTCGTCGACCCATCGTCCGTCAACTTGTCTGCAAAAGAACCCCATTTTAAACACCCGCTAAAGAGAAAAGGCAACAGCGCtcaaagagaaaggaaggggaagggggagatGGCTCTCACTGAAGGCCATGCCGGAACCCTCGCCGGCGAAGACGAAGATGAGGGTGGAGATGAACTCGGCGAGCGCGCACTTGAGCGTATCCGGGTGCGTCGCTTCCTCCGGCCTTCCCCACGCCACTCTCGAGAACGGTATCGACattgttcctctctctctctctctctctttctcctcaacACTGGTAGGCGCAGAGATGGTGTGCTCTTCTACCCACGTCCATGGCGGCTATATATAGTCGATAGGCACTGGAAAGACTACCGGCCACTGCCGGTGAAGCCACCGGCCGTGAGCCGAAGGCATCGAAATTATTGGTAAAAATTTTCCCGAcgtccttttcttcttcaaatattGCTTAAAACCCCTCGCTGTCGCAGGCGATGTGTGGAACGCAGGACGCTCCTCGTCCCACCTCGTCGTTGTCGGTACAGCTCAGCCGGACCGGACGATACAGGACGAGATCTCGCCACGTGTATGATCCGACGGTTCCTGCGCCGTCCTACATGTGAGTGCGTCCCGCCAAGTCCCCTCTATTTTGTACCCGACAGCAGCAAGGGATACGGGGATAAGTCGATGGACGAAAATGCCCATCCTATTGGGGGTGGGTGTTTTCGTCTTTCTAGTGGCTCCCCACCCAAATCGAAATTTCTCGAAAGTTGTTGTAAATGATTTTTGacttatttattttcacatttattttgttAAGGACCTGACGGaatataaaattgtttttattttcttggtttttctgGCAGTCACAATTCCCAAGAGGGCTACCAACAACTTGGAAAAGACAAGATCAAAAGGGCACCGAGTCTACTGAGTACTGAGCAACCTTTAAAAAGATTCTAATTAACGGTTTTAgataagaaaatctatttaatTAGGGATAAGATAAGGAAGATTAATTTTGGAGCGAGCGGTCACGTGACTTGTTTGGTCGGAACAGTACGTGTACCTTATACATCATCCGACTCTGGAAAAGTCATTCATGGGCTTGACGTTTTAAAGGAGATTTCAAgtgatttttgaagaagaatgGATAAATAAAGTCAAAGACtcagaccttttttttttccttcaattaaaaaaaatgtatggtAGGACAAAAAATCACCTAGGATTCTCTTGCctatctaaaacaaaaaaaaaaactgttctagaaaataacaatttatttattttttttacaaagaagaATGATGCCTTCTGTGGTGTACATTGAATTCAGTGAAATCAGATGAGCAAGAAATTAATCTCTTGTGCCTACAATACAGTAAAAATCAGGATGATCACAAGGGGAACATGCATCTTACCATGTTCAACTTTCCGAAGTCAAAAAATGATAACTAATGGTTGCAATTAACTTACGTATCTTCATATATAGCCGGTTAATATGGTCGTAGAACATCAGGAATTTTGCTGCAGTTTTATGGAAAGAGACTGATATTTTGGTTCCCAACTAGCAGACTGAAAAGCTGCATCATCTAACCACTCCATGTGAAGTGATGAGTGGTGCTCGTTGTGGGGGCGGCCGGCGACAGATGGCCAAGTTCAGACGTCTCTGTCAATGGGCTCACCATAATAATCTTGACATGGAAGAACACTGTGAAAGTTCTCTACACTTCTACTCCTGCATATAGTTTTTAGATCTTATAGTGATTATGGAAGTGATTGGAGTGCTAATCAAGTCGTTCACCGCAGTTAATTTGGAGAAGTGATCGTGTTTTCTGTTCATGGTGTCTGAGATGCAGAGGCTTTTCTTAAAGCAGCTTCCCTTTTGGAGTTTGGGACCCGTAACGAAAACGTCttacaaagagaaaaggaaattaatGGAGAACACAATAATGTCTGCCTGAAGGAGCTCTCTTACAGCAGACGTGGACGCAATAATCATGCAAGCAGATTGTAAAACAACAGACTAAAACTTAGGGCAAAGGATCAATACTGTTGATTTCTGCGGCAGAATTTTCCGGCAAACGAAGTTCGAATTCTGAATTTCCAAAATAGCAACTTCAAGAAAActtgggttttgagaaaataattGCAATCTcagcttttctcttttttctagtCTAACCTGCCCACATGCCATGGCATATTGTGAAGATCAcaaaagacagagagaaagagatagagagagtgcTTAGAATATCAATATATTTTGTGTAGccaatttttgttgtatatGGACCACCATTCATGTAGACTTGTCTCATTAGTTTTCCCCGCTGTTTATTAACATAGATCTGCATGCGTTTGAGAACTGCCAAGATCCTTCTAGTCCAGGATAATGTTCAGTACAAGTTCCACAAAGTTCAACCTTTCCTGGCAGTGGGTAGAACTTTTACTTTTGTCACCATTTTAAGTGAAACAagcttgttatatatatatatatatatatatatatatatatatatactagacGATGAAGGATAAAAACCAAAACCTTTatatttttgctaaaaaagctcatgtaaacaaaatataaacatcttaatatattaaTAGTAACTAATtcgatataaaacatgctttaattttacttttaagTTATTCTTATGAAAAATGAGGATTTTTGTATGATCAATAATTTGATGTTACATGAGGGCGATCTGATCCATCGAAAACGGCCTTgatttcctttttgtattttcagCTGAGTCACtaagaaatcatttttttcattattatcattccTTTCCCTATGCAATTATGTTATTTATGTTATGTAGATGACTCCTTTGATGTTTTACCATCATGGGTGTCGCTGGTACATTGATCTATCACCAGGATTGGCTTCCTAGTACTGGGCCATACTTGTTTTTATA
Protein-coding regions in this window:
- the LOC116253503 gene encoding aquaporin TIP1-2-like; translated protein: MSIPFSRVAWGRPEEATHPDTLKCALAEFISTLIFVFAGEGSGMAFNKLTDDGSTTPAGLVAAALAHGFGLFIGVAVSANISGGHVNPAVTFGAFIGGNITLLRGIVYWIAQLLGSTVACLLLRFTTDGLTTPAFSLSDVSVWNALVFEIVMTFGLVYTVYATAIDPRKGTLGTIAPLAIGLIVGANIFAGGPFTGAAMNPAVAFGPALVSWSWTYQWIYWVGPLIGAAIAALIFEHIFISRTHEPLPQ